In a single window of the Candidatus Celerinatantimonas neptuna genome:
- the frlB gene encoding Fructosamine deglycase FrlB, with translation MSHIDEIRRTLSSGSYRHCRQLFLVACGGSLVDMYPARFLLETEAVMLRPFLYTANEFVHVPPKSLTERSLVIVCSHGGNTPEVVASACLAKQRQAKVITLTHNTSASVAEYSDCHITYPWGDESRIVDQPMAIILKLVVSVLEQVEGYEHSAAFRRAMANIDSIVDKACRQIRSRCFEFAKQYRQESLYYILSSGASFGHAYGLAICSLMEMQRLDASVVHSGEFFHGPLEITDEHRMFILLKNVGKTRVLDERVERFLERYARKYEVIDAQILGLGVIDTAVVDYFNPLLFYQISCEYRSALAISRHHPLETRRYMGLVDY, from the coding sequence ATGAGTCATATCGACGAAATTCGCCGTACACTGTCTTCTGGGTCTTACCGGCATTGCAGACAACTTTTTCTTGTTGCATGTGGCGGTTCATTAGTCGATATGTATCCGGCCAGATTTTTGCTCGAGACTGAAGCGGTTATGCTTCGGCCTTTTTTATATACAGCGAATGAATTTGTTCATGTCCCTCCGAAAAGTTTGACTGAAAGGTCATTGGTTATCGTATGCTCACATGGGGGCAATACACCAGAAGTAGTTGCCTCTGCATGTTTAGCAAAGCAGCGTCAGGCAAAGGTCATAACGCTGACACACAATACCAGTGCCTCTGTTGCAGAATATAGTGATTGCCATATTACCTATCCTTGGGGAGATGAAAGTCGGATTGTTGATCAGCCAATGGCGATTATTTTGAAATTAGTGGTATCAGTATTGGAGCAGGTTGAAGGTTATGAACATTCAGCTGCATTTCGTCGGGCGATGGCTAATATCGATTCAATTGTTGATAAGGCCTGTCGGCAAATCAGATCCCGATGTTTCGAATTTGCCAAACAGTATCGCCAGGAATCTCTGTATTACATTCTTTCTAGTGGTGCTTCGTTTGGACACGCATATGGTTTAGCTATCTGTTCGCTCATGGAGATGCAACGACTTGATGCATCAGTGGTTCATAGTGGCGAGTTTTTCCATGGTCCCCTTGAAATTACCGATGAACACAGAATGTTTATTTTGCTTAAAAATGTTGGCAAGACTCGTGTGCTCGATGAGCGTGTGGAACGGTTCTTAGAACGCTATGCGCGAAAATATGAAGTGATTGATGCTCAAATATTAGGTCTGGGTGTCATCGATACTGCAGTCGTTGATTATTTTAATCCACTGCTGTTTTATCAGATATCCTGTGAGTACCGAAGTGCTTTGGCAATAAGTCGTCATCATCCGTTGGAAACCAGACGTTATATGGGGCTTGTTGACTATTGA
- the frlD gene encoding Fructosamine kinase FrlD has protein sequence MKVVGIGDNVADCYEHCQMMYPGGNALNFSVYAHMLGIDSAYVGVFGNDGIADFIQTQLRRLDVDFSLCKQVPGENGYARLTIEQGERVFLGSNAGGIAQQTSMSFIREYSDYLTSFSLAHCGCYGYMDDQLAFLKTLGVLVSYDFSDDFDLKAALRLCSMIDFGFFSCSDYSEQQTVKILQQAHANGCSVAIATRASDDVIAWDGYQMIRYSPKPITPVDTLGAGDAFICAFLMNYLQKGASSQCIDESLKKGCEFAEKICGLNGAFGQGIVIHR, from the coding sequence ATGAAAGTGGTCGGAATTGGCGATAATGTTGCAGATTGCTATGAACATTGTCAGATGATGTATCCTGGAGGTAATGCACTGAATTTTAGTGTATATGCTCATATGTTAGGGATCGATTCGGCCTATGTCGGTGTATTTGGTAACGATGGGATTGCAGATTTTATTCAGACGCAGCTTAGGCGATTGGATGTGGATTTTTCCCTGTGTAAGCAAGTGCCTGGTGAAAATGGCTATGCGCGTTTAACAATCGAGCAGGGTGAACGGGTCTTTTTAGGTTCAAATGCCGGTGGAATTGCGCAACAGACATCCATGTCATTTATCCGGGAATACTCTGATTATCTGACATCTTTTAGCTTGGCTCATTGCGGATGTTACGGCTATATGGATGATCAACTGGCGTTTTTGAAGACTCTTGGTGTATTGGTTTCATATGATTTTTCCGATGATTTTGATCTCAAAGCGGCTTTACGGCTGTGTTCAATGATTGATTTTGGTTTCTTTTCGTGCAGTGACTACTCTGAGCAACAGACTGTGAAAATTTTACAGCAGGCTCATGCCAATGGATGCTCTGTAGCCATTGCGACTCGGGCAAGTGATGATGTTATTGCCTGGGATGGTTATCAGATGATTCGGTATTCACCTAAACCCATTACACCGGTTGATACACTGGGGGCCGGTGATGCGTTTATTTGCGCATTCTTAATGAACTATCTACAAAAAGGGGCATCGTCTCAATGCATAGATGAAAGTCTTAAAAAAGGATGTGAGTTTGCTGAAAAAATTTGCGGTTTAAACGGCGCGTTTGGGCAGGGCATAGTGATTCATAGATAA
- the argT_1 gene encoding Lysine/arginine/ornithine-binding periplasmic protein, giving the protein MKRAVFIVMTVYLAFVASVVQAKVIRIGVDPTYPPFEYLKANGKLAGFDIDIGNALCAQIHVKCQWVQNSFDSIIPALKARKFDAIISSLSITKTREKQISFSDKIFNTPVHLIAPRGSALRPNAQSLEGKRVGVLQGSVFERYARKYWQPKGVQMITYGSSEAIFADLVNGRLDAALDDTIVAERSFLTKPQGENFQLVGKRVYDEVIFGPGTGIGFRKSNIQLRQRFNQAITAILHNGIYQKIAHRYFDFNVYGS; this is encoded by the coding sequence ATGAAACGAGCTGTATTTATCGTCATGACAGTTTATCTGGCGTTCGTTGCATCGGTGGTGCAGGCGAAAGTGATTCGTATCGGTGTGGACCCAACCTATCCGCCTTTTGAATATCTTAAAGCAAATGGAAAACTAGCTGGGTTTGATATTGATATAGGAAATGCATTGTGTGCTCAAATACATGTGAAATGTCAGTGGGTTCAAAATAGTTTTGATTCCATTATTCCGGCGCTTAAAGCCAGAAAATTTGATGCGATTATCTCATCTCTATCCATAACAAAAACCCGTGAAAAACAGATTAGTTTTAGCGATAAAATCTTTAATACCCCGGTTCATCTGATTGCTCCCAGAGGGAGTGCTTTACGGCCAAATGCTCAATCGCTTGAAGGGAAGCGTGTCGGCGTATTGCAAGGGTCTGTGTTTGAAAGATACGCTCGTAAATACTGGCAGCCAAAAGGTGTTCAAATGATCACTTATGGTAGTTCAGAGGCTATTTTTGCTGATTTGGTAAATGGGCGTTTAGATGCAGCTCTAGATGATACTATTGTTGCTGAGCGTAGTTTTCTGACGAAGCCTCAAGGGGAAAATTTTCAGTTAGTTGGTAAACGTGTTTATGATGAAGTGATTTTTGGCCCAGGTACAGGGATCGGATTTCGTAAGTCAAATATTCAGTTAAGGCAGCGCTTTAATCAGGCTATTACAGCCATTTTGCATAATGGAATTTATCAGAAAATTGCCCATCGGTATTTCGATTTTAATGTCTATGGCAGTTAA
- the gamR gene encoding HTH-type transcriptional repressor GamR — translation MHGFYQATSRAYQGLLQLLVQPDYRPGTKLPAERYLANQLHVSRMTLRKAIDQLQREGVLERRPNQGTFVRPAMVARPVASSIGYGMSWITQINGALPQSRLLSFRYTRASQQMSELLKIRKNQSLVAIKRLRQADDTPVCLEISYLPAERVPGLQEDDIRGGCSLYRLLQNRYHIYFGGDSGQIRLEILSEEDARFLILPEDHQALVYRGLICDTHHNPIEYLVSINHPKLVAFRFSHQPTD, via the coding sequence ATGCATGGGTTTTATCAGGCAACATCCCGAGCTTATCAAGGGCTTTTGCAATTACTTGTACAGCCGGACTATCGACCCGGAACCAAATTACCTGCCGAACGATATCTGGCCAATCAGCTTCATGTCAGTCGAATGACCCTTCGAAAAGCAATTGATCAATTACAACGAGAAGGTGTATTAGAACGTCGCCCGAATCAGGGCACTTTTGTCCGCCCAGCCATGGTCGCAAGGCCTGTTGCATCCTCTATCGGTTATGGAATGAGCTGGATTACTCAAATCAACGGAGCACTTCCTCAAAGTCGGCTTCTCTCATTTCGTTATACCAGAGCAAGCCAACAAATGTCAGAGCTACTTAAAATTCGAAAAAACCAATCCTTGGTTGCTATCAAACGCCTGCGCCAAGCCGATGATACACCAGTATGTTTGGAGATCAGTTATCTTCCGGCAGAACGTGTCCCAGGGTTACAAGAGGATGATATAAGAGGAGGTTGCTCTCTCTACCGACTATTACAAAATCGCTATCATATCTATTTTGGCGGTGATAGTGGTCAAATTCGTCTGGAAATACTGAGCGAAGAAGACGCCCGCTTTTTAATATTACCCGAGGATCATCAAGCATTAGTTTATCGTGGACTCATCTGTGATACGCACCATAATCCCATCGAGTACCTCGTATCCATTAATCATCCTAAACTGGTCGCATTTCGCTTTAGCCACCAGCCTACCGATTAA